The genomic segment AAGCGCACCGCCTCGGCAACGCGTTCGTCGCTCTTCAGCACGCCCGCGTCGGCAAAGGCGTCGAGTTGGTGACGCAGCTCCGCGGCGCTGTGCGGCGCATCCGGAACCCCGATCAGCTCCGCGGCCACCGCCCACTCGTCGACGTAGCGGTCGGGCCCGCCGGGGATGGGGCTGTCCCAGAGCGTGTGGCTCGCGAGGAACGCATCGGTGAAGACGAGGTGCACCCAGGAGAGCAGTTCGGGGTCGCCGGCCGAATAGGGGCGAGGATCTCCGGATGCGTCGAGGTACTCCCCGCGCACCCGGTCGTGGAACCGCGCGACCCGGGCCGATTCGCGGCGCGCGAGTTCGGAGTCGCCGAAGGTGACGGTGACGAGCCAGCGGATGGTGCCGGTCAGGCGGCCGAGCGGGTCTTCCCGGTAGCGCGACCAGTCGTGCACCCCCGCCATCGCGCCCGGGTGCAGGGTCTGCATGAGGAGGGCGCGGATGCCCGCCACCATCGTGGCCATGCCGCCGTGCACCGCCCAGGAGGCCGACCCTGGTCCGAAGAAGCCCACGTCGTCGCCCTCAGCCATCTCGCCCACCCACTCGGGGCGGCCGTCGTCGCGGCCGGAGAGCGTGGAGAGCAGGTGGGAGCGCCAGCGCGCGGCGACTGTGCCGCTCTGCGCGGTGCGGGTGTGCATGGCGCGGGTGTGCGCCTTCCGGGTCTGCGCGGGGCGGGGCTGCGCGGTGCGGGTGTGCGCGGTGCGGGGCATGCGGGTGACCCTACCTCCGACGCCTGGATGCGCACCCTCCGCGGCGTCGATTCGTCCCGGTCGCCTCGTTCGGGAGTGGCGGACCCTCCTTTCGGGAGTGCCGGACCCTCCCTTCGGGAGTGCCGGACCCTCGTTTCGGGAGTGCCGCACCCTCGATTCGGGAGGAGAAGCGACGAACGAACGCTCCCACAAGCCGTCGTGTGCGTCAGCTCCTCCCGAATCGGAGGATGCGCTCACCGCCCG from the Herbiconiux aconitum genome contains:
- a CDS encoding oxygenase MpaB family protein is translated as MHTRTAQSGTVAARWRSHLLSTLSGRDDGRPEWVGEMAEGDDVGFFGPGSASWAVHGGMATMVAGIRALLMQTLHPGAMAGVHDWSRYREDPLGRLTGTIRWLVTVTFGDSELARRESARVARFHDRVRGEYLDASGDPRPYSAGDPELLSWVHLVFTDAFLASHTLWDSPIPGGPDRYVDEWAVAAELIGVPDAPHSAAELRHQLDAFADAGVLKSDERVAEAVRFIRHPPLAKGMMPAYRVMFAGAVASLPPRYRRMLGLRRSPLPVIWATGRVLAIVRWFMGSSSSSEDAAMVRVRRLETEGRATNSSNR